Proteins found in one Pempheris klunzingeri isolate RE-2024b chromosome 6, fPemKlu1.hap1, whole genome shotgun sequence genomic segment:
- the LOC139202334 gene encoding meprin A subunit beta-like, producing MALRWIVLFLGLWLAAAKLTGDTETDVDEGRDWDIFDINQAAGLDLLEGDIEQETSSRNSILGDEYRWPTTVPYYLEDSLEMNAKGVILKAFDQYRLKTCIDFTPWKGEPNYISVFKGSGCYSSVGNQHVGKQRLSIGKNCDRLGTVEHEFLHALGFWHEQSRADRDDYVTIMWDRIEPGKEHNFKTYDDSVSSALGVPYDYGSVMHYSKTSFNIGSEPTIVTKIPQFMDVIGQRMGFSASDLTKLSLLYNCTKSSTFVDSCDFEEENICGMIQGPGNRPWVQLSSVSAGPHTDFSNMGQCQGKGYFMHFSTAPAEPEDHAVLESRWLYPKPGAQCLQFFLYNTGAADDVLNIWVEEYDKENPSSKPKLFKSISGGVMGSWELHNINLNVTKKKTRVIFEGVRGKSPSTGGFSLDDINLSSTKCPQHIWRIRNISNLLATTPAGQKLYSPRFLSPAGYAFQVGVYLKGRSDRPGYVATYFHLTSGPNDHKLKWPCPWQQATMALMDQQSDVRQQMNMHRMVTTDPNKMSSDGTEYYWDDPRKVGSKVTATDGSYYYRGPGTGTSSFITHSRLKSRNFIKGDDAFFLLSLEDISDLLEPQPLPHSAVHADAPQMKAAAQGAPQEVPNNSVVVTAVAGSVAAAVFLVVSMLIIGKAWRIRRRRPQESNELVIIQDIPGFMEVSEHPTKDLPRPFTTP from the exons atGGCTCTCAGGTGGATCGTTCTGTTCCTTGGCCTGTGGCTG GCAGCAGCTAAACTAACAGGTGATACCG AAACTGATGTTGATGAAGGCCGTGACTGGGACATCTTTGACATCAATCAAG CGGCTGGGCTGGACCTGCTGGAGGGAGACATCGAACAGGAA ACATCCAGCCGAAATTCCATCCTAGGAGACGAGTACCGCTGGCCAACAACCGTTCCCTACTACCTAGAGGACAGTCTGG AGATGAACGCAAAGGGAGTGATCCTGAAGGCATTTGATCAGTACAGACTGAAGACCTGCATTGACTTCACACCCTGGAAAGGAGAGCCGAACTACATCTCTGTGTTCAAAGGGAGCGG ATGCTACTCCTCTGTAGGCAACCAGCATGTGGGGAAGCAGCGGCTGTCCATCGGTAAAAACTGTGATCGCCTGGGAACCGTTGAGCACGAGTTCCTGCACGCTCTGGGCTTCTGGCACGAGCAGTCTAGAGCTGACCGTGATGACTACGTCACCATCATGTGGGATCGCATTGAACCTG GTAAAGAGCACAACTTCAAAACATATGATGACTCAGTGTCCAGTGCTCTGGGCGTTCCCTATGACTATGGCTCTGTGATGCACTACAGTAAGACATCCTTCAACATCGGCTCTGAGCCCACCATTGTCACCAAGATCCCCCAGTTCATGGATGTGATTGGTCAGAGGATGGGCTTCAGTGCCAGTGACTTAACCAAGCTCAGCCTTCTCTACAACTGCA ccAAGTCTTCTACCTTCGTGGACAGCTGTGACTTTGAAGAGGAGAACATCTGTGGGATGATTCAGGGTCCTGGCAACAGACCGTGGGTACAACTTAGTTCTGTGAGTGCAGGGCCTCACACTGACTTCTCCAACATGGGACAGTGCCAAG GAAAAGGCTACTTCATGCACTTCAGCACAGCGCCTGCTGAACCAGAGGACCATGCAGTCCTAGAGAGTCGTTGGCTTTACCCCAAACCTGGAGCCCAGTGTCTGCAGTTCTTCCTCTATAACACCGGGGCAGCTGATGATGTTCTCAATATCTGGGTGGAAGAGTACGACAAGGAAAACCCCAGCAGTAAACCAAAGCTCTTCAAGAGTATTTCAG GAGGTGTCATGGGCTCCTGGGAACTGCATAACATCAATCTGAATGTGACAAAGAAGAAGACCCGTGTGATTTTTGAAGGTGTTAGGGGAAAGAGTCCATCGACGGGAGGTTTCTCTCTGGATGACATCAACCTGTCATCCACAAAGTGCCCTCAGCACATCTGGCGCATCCGCAACATCTCCAACCTTCTGGCTACTACACCAGCAGGACAAAAACTGTACAGCCCTCGTTTTCTGTCACCAGCAGGTTACGCCTTCCAG GTAGGTGTGTACCTAAAGGGAAGAAGCGACCGTCCAGGGTATGTGGCCACGTACTTCCACCTGACCTCAGGCCCCAACGACCACAAGCTCAAATGGCCGTGCCCATGGCAGCAGGCAACTATGGCTCTGATGGATCAGCAGTCTGATGTCCGACAGCAAATGAACATGCACCGAATGGTTACCACTGACCCTAACAAGATGTCCTCTGATG GCACTGAGTACTACTGGGACGATCCCAGGAAGGTGGGCTCTAAAGTGACTGCAACTGATGGCAGCTACTACTATCGAGGCCCAGGCACCGGAACAAGTTCCTTCATCACCCACAGCAGACTTAAGAGCAGAAACTTCATCAAAGGAGATGATGCCTTCTTTCTTTTGAGCCTGGAGG ATATATCTGACCTGCTGGAACCTCAGCCTCTTCCCCACTCTGCAGTCCACGCTGATGCCCCTCAGATGAAGGCTGCAGCCCAAGGTGCTCCACAGGAGGTTCCTAATAACTCTGTGGTGGTCACAGCTGTGGCTGggtctgtggcagcagcagtgtttctggTGGTTTCCATGCTGATCATAGGGAAGGCCTGGAGGATTAGGAGGAGGAGACCGCAGGAAAGCAACGAGCTGGTGATCATACAGGACATACCTGGATTCATGGAAGTGAGC GAGCACCCGACCAAAGATTTACCACGTCCTTTCACAACTCCATGA